The genomic region CACCTCCTGGTCAGCCCGATCGCCGCCGCCGCCGGGGCGCTGGTGGTCCTCGCCTGGGTCTGCGGCGCGGCCGGCGCGTGCGTCTACGCCTGGTGCTGGATCCTGCCGGCGGACACCCGTACCCCCGGCTGGACCGGCGACTACGACGTCGTCACCGTGGCCGGCGTCCTGCTGCTGCTCTCCGCGCCCTGGGCGGCCGCCCTCGTGGCCCGCCTGGACGCATCCGCGGCGGCCGCCCTCCTCGGCCCGAACCGGTCCCGGGAACTGGAGCGGCGGGTCGAGGACCTCGCGGAGAGCCGGGCCGGCGTCCTGGACGCGGCCGACCTCGAACGCCGCCGCATCGAGCGGGACTTGCACGACGGCGCCCAGCAGCGGCTGGTCGCCCTCGCCATGAACCTGGGCATCGCCCGCGCCACCCTCACCGACCTGCCGCCCGAGGCGAAGGCCGTCATCGACGAGGCCCACCGCGAGGCGAAGGAGGCCATCGAGGAGCTCAGCAGCCTGGTGCGGGGCCTGCATCCGGCCGTGCTGGAGGACCGCGGGCTCGACGCGGCGCTCTCCGGGATCGCCGCCCGCGCCCCCTTCCATGTCGAACTGACCGTGGACATCGGGACCCGGCCGGGCGCAACCATCGAGGCCGTCGCCTACTTCGTGGTCTCCGAGACCCTGGCCAACGTGGCCAAGCATGCCCGGGCCGACCGGTGTTCGGTCCGGGTCGTACGCGACCCCGCGCCGGGCGGGGCCGGCCGCCGGGAGGACCTGCTGCGCGTCACCGTCACCGACGACGGGGTGGGCGGAGCCGACCCGGCGGGCGGCACCGGCCTGGTCGGCCTGCGCAAACGCGTAGGGTCGGTCGACGGAACCATCATGATCGACAGCCCCCTCGGGGGCCCGACCGTCATCACCGTGGAGCTGCCGTGCGCGCTGTGATCGCCGAGGACTCCGTCCTGCTGCGCATAGGACTCGTCAAAGTCCTCGAAATGGCCGGATTCGAGGTGGCCGCCGAGACCGGCGACGCCGAGGGTCTGCTCGCCGCCGTCGACGAACACCGCCCGGACCTCGCGCTCGTCGACGTACGGATGCCACCCGGCTTCACCGACGAGGGAGTCCGGGCCGCCCTGATGATCCGCCGGCAGAGCCCCGGTACCGCCGTGCTGCTGCTCTCCCAGTACGTGGAGGAGCGGTACGCCGCCGACCTGCTGGCCGCCCAGAGCGGCTCCGGCATCGGCTACCTGCTCAAGCAACGGGTCGCGGACGTCGAGGAGTTCATCGACGCGCTGCGGCGCGTGGCCTCCGGCGGCACGGCGCTCGACCCGCAGGTCGTCGCCCAGCTCCTGCTGCGCCGGGGCGGCGGACCGGACCCGCTGGAGCGCCTCACCCCGCGCGAGCGCGAGGTGCTGGCCCTGATGGCGGAGGGCCGCTCCAACGCCGGGATCGCGGCCGAACTCGTCGTGAGCGAGAGCGCGGTGGCCAAGCACATCAACAACATCTTCGCCAAGCTCGACCTGCCCCCGGCCGACGGCGACCACCGCCGGGTCCTCGCGGTCCTGCGCTTCCTGGACGGTACGCCGTGACCGCGGCCCGGACCTCGGCTCCGGCTCCGGGCTCGGCTCCCGGCCCTGCCCCGGCTCCCGTCCCGGCTCCGTCACCGGACCGGCCCGGGCAGCGGTTCGCGTGGACCGTCGCCGCGCTGCTCAGCGCGTTGCTCGTCGTCGCGCCGGTCACCTGGCAGGCATGGTCGTACGGGAGCGCACAGAGCCGCGTCCTGCAGGGCGGCAGCGGCGGCCGCCCGGTGACCGCCCTGGAGATCGTGGGCGGTGACTCCGACGTCACCGTCACCCCCCGCGGGGACCGGGAGGTCGGCTACCGCGCCGAGGTCAGCTGGTCGCTCAAGGCGCCCACCATCGAGGAGAGCTGGCTCGGCGGCAACCTGCGGCTGACCCCGCAGTGCCCCGGCGCGGGCTCCTGGGGGAGCGGCTCCGGCTGCACGGTCCGGCTGCGGGTGACCGTGCCCGTGGACATCCCGGTGAAGGTGACGGCCGGCGGCGGCCGGGTCTCCCTCAGCGGCCTGGGCGGCGACGTCGACGCGCGGGCCGACTCCGGCCAGGTCGACATCAGCGGGCTGCGGGGCGAGCTGCGCGCGGAGATCGGCTCGGGGCACCTGCGGGCCGCCGGGCTCACCTCGGCCCGGGCCGACATCCGGGTCGGCTCCGGCAGCGCCGACACCTCCTTCATCGCCCCGCCCGACCGGGTGACCGCCCGCGTCGGCTCCGGCCACACGGCCCTCACCGTGCCCCCGGCCACCCGCTTCCGGGTCCGCTGCGAGGCGGAAGCGGGCCGGTGCGAGGTGCCGGACGCCCTGCGCGACCCCGGCTCGCCCCGCACGCTGGACATCGAGGCGGGTTCGGGCCACGCCGCGGCCCTGTACCCGGACGGGCCGTAGTGCTCCGTGCGGCTCGCGGATAAAGAACTGGTGTGCGCGTGAGGGCTTCTCTCCCGCAGGCTCTTTCGCTCTCGCACGCGCTCAGCCCTTCGGCTGGGACGACGCCTGGGCGGCCGAGTTCACCCCGCACGCCGAGCCGGTCTGTCACCTGCTTCGGCAGGAGCACGACTCCAGCCCCCGCGAACACACTTCGATGTCCGCGCCGGTGAACGAGAGGTCGGCGCCACGCAGTTCGGCGAGCTCCCCCGTGGCGCGCGTCCCTTCTCGCGCGGTCAGGGGCGGCAGTGCTGCCGGGGCGGATCACCCTTGACGTGGGTGGGGTCGGTGGCGGTGTGGGTATGGGGATCGCCACCTCCGGTTACGGTCACGGAGTTCGTGACCTGCTTCGGGGCGGTGCAGGAAATCCTGGCCTGCAGCATGATCGGCGGGTAGTGCCTTCCGGCGGCGAGGACGCCGTTACGGCTACAGGTCAGCGTGGCGAGGGTGCACTGCCAGCCGGGGCCGCCGATGCGGGTGGCAAGGAGGCCGGCGGGGAGGGTGTCGTGCACGGTGACGGTGCTTCCGTCGGTCGGGCCGGCCCCCGAGGCATTGCCCACGGAGATTCGGTACGTACCGATGGCGCCCCGGGTGAACTTTCCGGGGTGCCTCTTGGTGATCGTGAGGCTGGGCCCACGGGCCGCCGCCGGGCCGAATGCGATGCCGTACGGTGCGCTGCCGACACTGATGGCGGAGGTGATCGTGTTGCTGGCGGTGTCGATCACCGACACGGTGGAGTCGCTGAAGTCGCCGACATAGGCCTGCGAGCCGTCAGCGTTGACGGCCACGAGCCCTGGTCCGGTGAAGCCCGTGATGGTGGCGGTGACGGTGTTGCTGGCGGTGGCGATCACGGACACGCTGGAGTCGATGAAGTTGGTGATGTAGACGTGTGAGCCGTCGGGGGTGACTGCCGCGCCAAAGGGATCAGCGCCGACCGGGATGGTCGTGGTGACCGTGTTGCCGCTGGTGTCGATCACCGAGACCGTGCTGTCAGCGGAGTTGGTGACGTAGACGCGTGCGCCGTCCGGGGTGATCGCCGCCCAGTCCGGGGACCTGCCGACCGGGATGGTGGCGGTGACGGTGTTGGTGCTGGTGTCGATCACTGTGACGGTGTTGCCGCCGTTGTTGACGACGTAGGCGCGGGAGCCGTTCGGGGTGATCGCGACGCTGACATCGTTGCCGCCGGCCGGGACGGTGGCGATGACGGTGTTGCTCGCGGTGTCGATCACCGCCACTGCGGCATCCCCGCTGTCGGCGACGTACAGATGGGAACCGTCAGGGGTGATCGCCAGGCCGACGGGACCGTTGCCGACCGGAATGGTGGTGGTGACGGTGTTGGTGCTGGTGTCGATCACCGAGACATTGTTGTCGCTGTAGTTGGCGACGTAGGCGCGTGTGCCGTTCGGGGTGACCGCCACACCGGCCGGGTGGCTGCCGACCGGGATGGTGGCCGTGACGGACTGGGTGACCGCGTTGATGACCGAGACCGTTGCGGACCCGAAGTTGGCGACGTAGGCGTTCTGTTGCGGAGCGGA from Streptomyces sp. NBC_00190 harbors:
- a CDS encoding sensor histidine kinase; translation: MATPGAPTRTYTWIAAHAPWSAWARRNTTFTVAAIPPALPALLGLTYAALAPGRSPIPLLLVLVLCPLLTTLQRSRFWALLGLDVPEVVRERSWWTPRGLAERLRSEATWRQYGYHLLVSPIAAAAGALVVLAWVCGAAGACVYAWCWILPADTRTPGWTGDYDVVTVAGVLLLLSAPWAAALVARLDASAAAALLGPNRSRELERRVEDLAESRAGVLDAADLERRRIERDLHDGAQQRLVALAMNLGIARATLTDLPPEAKAVIDEAHREAKEAIEELSSLVRGLHPAVLEDRGLDAALSGIAARAPFHVELTVDIGTRPGATIEAVAYFVVSETLANVAKHARADRCSVRVVRDPAPGGAGRREDLLRVTVTDDGVGGADPAGGTGLVGLRKRVGSVDGTIMIDSPLGGPTVITVELPCAL
- a CDS encoding YncE family protein, whose protein sequence is MASLAMVAGALLPVAASSPASAASAPQQNAYVANFGSATVSVINAVTQSVTATIPVGSHPAGVAVTPNGTRAYVANYSDNNVSVIDTSTNTVTTTIPVGNGPVGLAITPDGSHLYVADSGDAAVAVIDTASNTVIATVPAGGNDVSVAITPNGSRAYVVNNGGNTVTVIDTSTNTVTATIPVGRSPDWAAITPDGARVYVTNSADSTVSVIDTSGNTVTTTIPVGADPFGAAVTPDGSHVYITNFIDSSVSVIATASNTVTATITGFTGPGLVAVNADGSQAYVGDFSDSTVSVIDTASNTITSAISVGSAPYGIAFGPAAARGPSLTITKRHPGKFTRGAIGTYRISVGNASGAGPTDGSTVTVHDTLPAGLLATRIGGPGWQCTLATLTCSRNGVLAAGRHYPPIMLQARISCTAPKQVTNSVTVTGGGDPHTHTATDPTHVKGDPPRQHCRP
- a CDS encoding response regulator transcription factor encodes the protein MRAVIAEDSVLLRIGLVKVLEMAGFEVAAETGDAEGLLAAVDEHRPDLALVDVRMPPGFTDEGVRAALMIRRQSPGTAVLLLSQYVEERYAADLLAAQSGSGIGYLLKQRVADVEEFIDALRRVASGGTALDPQVVAQLLLRRGGGPDPLERLTPREREVLALMAEGRSNAGIAAELVVSESAVAKHINNIFAKLDLPPADGDHRRVLAVLRFLDGTP